The following coding sequences lie in one Rutidosis leptorrhynchoides isolate AG116_Rl617_1_P2 chromosome 6, CSIRO_AGI_Rlap_v1, whole genome shotgun sequence genomic window:
- the LOC139854946 gene encoding LOW QUALITY PROTEIN: protein kinase dsk1-like (The sequence of the model RefSeq protein was modified relative to this genomic sequence to represent the inferred CDS: inserted 1 base in 1 codon; deleted 1 base in 1 codon), producing MEIDSGTVSHTIIFIQEEYLRRCYRTGFLFFKQPRVIHLSSRFSFCTLAIFPFLDLLQVNRFKFAHRLFRKRYVALKVQKSAQHYTKAAMDEITILKQIAEGDPDHKKCAVKLLDHFKHFGPNAQHVCMVFEYLGDNLLTSIKYSDYRGVPLQKVKEICYHVLGGLDYLHRQLSIIHTDLKPENILLLSMIDPEKDRTKTGAPLIDSVASKEVKVSSGDLTKNQKKKIKKKAKKAAQNGTGKEDLSETNEIDVFYSQSNRVVTSSCLDTRKGNGRGSLVTRQKXDVKCKLVDFGNACWTYKKFTGDIQTRQYIGSKYSTSADMWSFACICFELPTGDVLFDSHSGDNYDRDEDHLALMMELLGMMPRKIALGGRYSRDFFNRHGGLRHFFGLRFRPLHKVLKEKYEFSNSM from the exons ATGGAGATTGATTCAGGAACTGTTTCTCACACAATCATCTTCATTCAGGAGGAGTATCTTCGAAG ATGTTATCGGACG GGTTTCCTTTTTTTTAAACAACCACGTGTTATACACCTGTCCAG CCGTTTTTCCTTTTGTACACTCGCCATTTTCCCGTTCCTCGATCTTCTACAAGTTAATCGCTTCAAGTTTGCTCATCGGCTTTTCCGGAAG AGATATGTAGCTTTGAAAGTACAAAAGAGTGCTCAACATTATACTAAAGCGGCGATGGATGAAATTACAATATTGAAGCAGATAGCAGAAGGGGATCCGGATCATAAAAAATGTGCGGTGAAGCTTTTGGATCATTTTAAACATTTTGGACCAAACGCGCAGCATGTTTGTATGGTTTTTGAGTATTTAGGTGATAATCTTTTGACTTCAATCAAGTATTCGGATTATAGAGGGGTTCCTTTACAAAAGGTTAAGGAAATTTGCTACCATGTGTTAGGGGGGTTAGATTACTTGCATCGTCAGCTTTCTATTATACATACGGATCTTAAACCGGAAAACATTTTACTTCTGTCCATGATTGATCCAGAAAAAGATAGAACAAAAACAGGTGCACCACTAATAGATTCAGTGGCTTCAAAAGAAGTTAAGGTTTCTAGTGGTGATCTTACTAAAAACCAGAAAAAGAAAATCAAGAAAAAGGCTAAGAAGGCTGCCCAAAATGGTACTGGTAAAGAAGACTTAAGC GAAACAAATGAGATTGATGTTTTTTATTCACAATCAAACAGGGTTGTCACGTCATCGTGTTTGGATACTCGCAAAGGAAATGGAAGAGGAAGTCTGGTAACAAGGCAGA TTGATGTGAAATGCAAGTTAGTTGATTTTGGTAATGCGTGTTGGACTTATAAGAAATTTACTGGAGATATTCAAACAAGACAATATATAGGCTCCAAATACTCGACCTCTGCTGATATGTGGTCGTTTGCATGCATATGTTTCGAATTACCAACTGGTGATGTTTTATTTGATTCTCACAGTGGTGATAACTATGATAGGGATGAG GATCACTTGGCCTTAATGATGGAACTTCTTGGAATGATGCCTCGAAAG ATAGCTTTAGGTGGACGTTACTCTCGTGACTTTTTTAACCGACATGGTGGTTTAAGACATTTTTTTGGCTTGCGTTTTAGGCCTTTACATAAGGTGCTTAAGGAGAAATACGAGTTTAGTAACTCTATGTAA
- the LOC139854945 gene encoding 14 kDa proline-rich protein DC2.15-like, giving the protein MAFNKASTLFLATNLLFFVATQACFTCQNPPPKPVPTPTKGTCPRDALKLGVCAKLLNDSVGTVVGQPLGHPCCSILGDLLNLEAAICLCTALKANVLGININIPISLSLLISACGKEVPKDFVCA; this is encoded by the coding sequence ATGGCTTTCAACAAAGCTTCCACTCTGTTCCTAGCCACCAACCTCCTCTTCTTTGTAGCCACACAAGCCTGCTTCACTTGTCAAAATCCTCCACCCAAACCTGTCCCAACTCCTACCAAGGGAACTTGCCCAAGGGATGCCTTAAAATTAGGTGTATGTGCTAAGTTGCTTAATGATTCAGTTGGGACCGTTGTCGGTCAGCCACTTGGTCACCCTTGTTGCTCGATTCTTGGCGACCTACTAAACCTCGAAGCTGCTATCTGCCTTTGCACCGCTTTAAAAGCCAATGTTCTTGGGATTAACATTAATATCCCTATCTCGCTTAGCTTGCTTATTAGCGCTTGCGGCAAAGAAGTCCCAAAGGACTTTGTTTGTGCCTAG